One Pecten maximus chromosome 16, xPecMax1.1, whole genome shotgun sequence DNA window includes the following coding sequences:
- the LOC117344696 gene encoding hyphally regulated cell wall protein 1-like — protein sequence MALKADQYCRPCLKIFLKVDLASKLVTLSKNGPESGSKLAILSKNCPESGSKLATLSQNIPESGSVLSTLSQNGPKSASKLSTLSKNRPESGSKLATLSKNVPESGSKLATLSKNCPESGSKFATLSKNGPESGSKLATLSKNGPESGSKLATLSKNGPESGSKLATLSKNCPESGSKLATLSKNGPESGSKLATLSKNGPESGSKLATLSKNGPESGSKLATLSKNGPESGSKLATLSKNGPESGSKLATLSKNGPEKG from the exons ATGGCCCTGAAAGCGGATCAATATTGTCGACCTTGTCTCAAAATATTCCTGAAAGTGGATCT CGCATCCAAATTGGTGACCTTGTCTAAAAATGGTCCTGAAAGCGGATCAAAATTGGCGATCTTGTCTAAAAATTGTCCTGAAAGCGGATCAAAATTGGCGACCTTGTCTCAAAATATTCCTGAAAGTGGATCTGTATTGTCAACCTTGTCTCAAAATGGTCCTAAAAGCGCATCCAAATTGTCGACCTTGTCTAAAAATCGTCCTGAAAGCGGATCCAAATTGGCGACCTTGTCTAAAAATGTTCCTGAAAGCGGATCAAAATTGGCGACCTTGTCTAAAAATTGTCCTGAAAGCGGATCAAAATTTGCGACCTTGTCTAAAAATGGTCCTGAAAGCGGATCAAAATTGGCGACTTTGTCTAAAAATGGTCCTGAAAGCGGATCAAAATTGGCGACCTTGTCTAAAAATGGTCCTGAAAGCGGATCAAAATTGGCGACCTTGTCTAAAAATTGTCCTGAAAGCGGATCAAAATTGGCGACCTTGTCTAAAAATGGTCCTGAAAGCGGATCAAAATTGGCGACCTTGTCTAAAAATGGTCCTGAAAGCGGATCAAAATTGGCGACCTTGTCTAAAAATGGTCCTGAAAGCGGATCAAAATTGGCGACCTTGTCTAAAAATGGTCCTGAAAGCGGATCAAAATTGGCGACCTTGTCTAAAAATGGTCCTGAAAGCGGATCCAAATTGGCGACCTTGTCTAAAAATGGTCCTGAAAAAGGTTGA
- the LOC117344697 gene encoding hyphally regulated cell wall protein 1-like: MVLEAYLNCQLCQSGPKSGFKLSTFSANGPKSGSISSTLPQKGLKSGSKLSTLSQKCPKSGSKLSSLSKYDPNCRPCLKMVLKADQSWRPCLKNGPESGSKLATLSKNGPESRSKLATLSQNGPKSRSKLSTLSKNRPERGSKLATLSKNGPESGSKLATLSKNGPESGSKLATLSQNGPKSRSKLSTLSKNRPERGSKLATLSKNGPESGSKLATLSKNGPESGSKLATLSKNGPESGSKLATLSKNGPENESVFATLSKNGPENESVFATLSKNGPESGSKLATFGSKLATLSKNGPENESVFATLSKNGPESGSKLATLSKNGPESGSKLATLSKNGPESGSKLATLSKNGPENESVLATLSKNGPESGSKLATLSKNGPESGSKLATLSKNRPERGSKLATLSKNGPESGSKLTTLSKNCPQSGAKFATLSKNGPANG, translated from the exons ATGGTCCTAGAAGCATATCTAAATTGTCAACTTTGTCAAAGTGGTCCTAAAAGCGGATTCAAATTGTCGACCTTTTCTGCAAACGGTCCTAAAAGCGGATCCATATCTTCGACCCTGCCTCAGAAAGGTCTTAAAAGCGGATCCAAATTGTCGACCTTGTCTCAAAAATGTCCTAAAAGCGGATCCAAACTGTCGAGTTTATCTAAATATGATCCAAATTGTCGACCATGTCTAAAAATGGTCTTGAAAGCGGATCAAAGTTGGCGACCTTGTCTAAAAAATGGTCCTGAAAGCGGATCCAAATTGGCGACGTTGTCTAAAAATGGTCCTGAAAGCAGATCAAAATTGGCGACCTTGTCTCAAAATGGTCCTAAAAGCAGATCCAAATTGTCGACCTTGTCTAAAAATCGTCCTGAAAGAGGATCCAAATTGGCGACCTTGTCTAAAAATGGTCCTGAAAGCGGATCAAAATTGGCGACGTTGTCTAAAAATGGTCCTGAAAGCGGATCAAAATTGGCGACCTTGTCTCAAAATGGTCCTAAAAGCAGATCCAAATTGTCGACCTTGTCTAAAAATCGTCCTGAAAGAGGATCAAAATTGGCGACCTTGTCTAAAAATGGTCCTGAAAGCGGATCCAAATTGGCGACCTTGTCTAAAAATGGTCCTGAAAGCGGATCCAAATTGGCGACCTTGTCTAAAAATGGTCCTGAAAGCGGATCCAAATTGGCGACCTTGTCTAAAAATGGTCCTGAAAACGAATCAGTATTTGCGACCTTGTCTAAAAATGGTCCTGAAAACGAATCAGTATTTGCGACCTTGTCTAAAAATGGTCCTGAAAGCGGATCAAAATTGGCGACCTT CGGATCAAAGTTGGCGACCTTGTCTAAAAATGGTCCTGAAAACGAATCAGTATTTGCGACCTTGTCTAAAAATGGTCCTGAAAGCGGATCCAAATTGGCGACCTTGTCTAAAAATGGTCCTGAAAGCGGATCAAAATTGGCGACCTTGTCTAAAAATGGTCCTGAAAGCGGATCAAAATTGGCGACCTTGTCTAAAAATGGTCCTGAAAACGAATCAGTATTGGCGACCTTGTCTAAAAATGGTCCTGAAAGCGGATCAAAATTGGCGACGTTGTCTAAAAATGGTCCTGAAAGCGGATCCAAATTGGCGACCTTGTCTAAAAATCGTCCTGAAAGAGGATCAAAATTGGCGACCTTGTCTAAAAATGGTCCTGAAAGCGGATCAAAATTGACAACCTTGTCTAAAAATTGTCCTCAAAGCGGAGCCAAATTTGCGACCTTGTCTAAAAATGGTCCTGCAAACGGATGA